In Chitinophagaceae bacterium, the DNA window AATTTACCGGCTTGGTTTTAATTCTGAAAATGTGAAATACGATCTGCCGTTTATCAAACAATAAAGGACAACTAATATTCGATGGAAATGGAAAGGGCGACTTTAGATGTCGCCCTTTCCATTACGCCGTATTTATTTTAAAGGCAATATAAACTTCGGAAGAAGGATTGCAATTTGCCGGTCAGCAGTTTAACAAAATCAAGAGGTCGAAGCAGTATCATCACTCAGCATCACGATAGTCTTAAAAAGGGCATCATATGAATTGACGCATGCTGCAATTACAGCATTGTGTATTTTTACGCCTCAAATAAAATATTCATGAAAGTAGCAGTCGTAGGTGCCACAGGATTAGTGGGTACAACCATGCTAAAAATATTGGAAGAACGTAATTTCCCGGTAGGAGCATTACTGGCAGTAGCGTCTGAAAAATCCGCAGGAAAGGAAATTTTATTCAACAATAAAAGCTATAGCGTAATTGGCTTGGAAGAAGCCGTGAAGCAAGAACCTGATATCGCCATCTTTTCAGCAGGTGCTGCTGTTTCGCGTGAGTGGGCACCAAAATTTGCAGCGGCAGGAACTACTGTAATTGATAATTCCTCCTGCTGGAGAATGGATCCGTTGGTGCCGTTGATTGTTCCGGAAATTAATGCCGGCATTCTGACGGAAAATGATAAGATCATTGCGAACCCGAATTGTTCGACCATTCAAATGGTAATGGTATTGAATCCGCTGCATCTGAAATATAAGATCAAACGCATTGTTGTTTCCACCTATCAATCAGTAAGTGGAACTGGAGTAAAAGCGGTGGATCAACTCATGAGTGAACGCAAAGGTGAAACTGCATTAATGGCGTATCCACATCCTATTGATCTGAATTGCCTTCCGCATATCGATTCATTTCTTGAAAACGGATACACGAAGGAAGAAATGAAAATGGTGAATGAAACAAGGAAGATTATGCGTGAGGAGAGTATACAGGTTTCACCAACTACTGTACGCGTGCCGGTAAAAGGCGGTCATTCAGAAAGTGTGAATGTGGAATTTGAAAATGACTTTGAGCTGAAGGACATTTATCAGCTTCTGAATCATACAGCGGGCGTAGTGGTGCAGGATGATCCCTTCAATAATATTTATCCGATGCCAATATACGCTGAAGGAAAAGATGAAGTGTTTGTTGGACGTATTCGTCGTGATACATCTCAACCGAATACGCTGAACTGCTGGATCGTTTCTGATAACCTTCGCAAAGGAGCAGCGACTAATGCTGTTCAGATTGCAGAATATTTATTGATGAAGAAGTTGATTAATGCGAATGTGCTTCATTAAGCAACCGTCATTTTTGAAATTAATTTTGTTCACTTCACTGGAATTCTTTCATGCTGAAAATTTATACTATCGTTTGTATTGTGTTAAGCTTATTATTGGATGCTAAACAATCAACTGCTCAATCATTGGATACCCAACTTGCGCAAATTGTAAGTGATTATCAGTTGATGGGTATGTCGGTAGTGGAAGTGTGCGACGGACAAATTAATTTTTCAAAAGGATACGGACTTGCTGACTTTGATGATGACATTGCTATTACTGACAATACTTTATACAGGGTTGCTTCTATTTCTAAATCAATAACGGCTACTGCTTTGATGATACTGTATGATCAGGGCCTTTTTGGTTTGGATGATGACATCAATACTTATCTTGGTTATTCCATCCGTAACTGGCATTATCCGAATGATCCAATCACCTTTCGTATGTTGCTGTCGCATACTTCCACCATTGTTGATGGAAGCAAGTATGATAATTTTCTCAGTGCAACATATGCTCAGAATCCGCCGCCTTCCATCAATACCTATTTTGTTTCAGGCGGAAGTTATTATACGAGTAACATTTTTCTCAACAAAAAACCGGGCACCTATTTCACTTATAGCAATTCCAATTTCGGACTGATCGGGACATTGATCGAAAAAATAAGTGGTGTGCGTTTCGATATTTTCTGCAAACAAAATATATTCGATCCATTGGAAATGACAGCGAGTTTCAACATTCAGGATTTGCCGGATATTTCAAACGTTGCAGTGTTGTATCGTTTTGTTGGAAATAGCTGGGTGCCACAAGCGGATAATTACAACGGTACCCTGCCACCACCATTGAATCTCAGTCAGTATGTAATCGGAAGCAATGGATTCATCTTTGGTCCGCAAGGCGGGCTTCGCGTAAGTGCAAATGACCTTGCTAAATTTATGCTGATGCATGCATACAATGGAACATACAATAATGTAACGATTCTCCTAAGTTCCACTACTCAATTAATGCATGCGATTCAATGGCAGTACAATGGCACCAATGGAAATGATTATTATGGATTATTTAAAGCGTGGGGATTAGGCATTCATGTTACAACGAGTACTGCCAACAGTGATATTGTTTTTCCTGATCAGTATATGGCAGGTCATCCTGGTGAAGCTTATGGATTAATCAGTGATATGTATTTTGATACACTAAAGAATGGAGTGATATTTATTACAAACGGAAGCAAATTCTCCTACGTTATCGGTGCATCTTCTTCATTTTATACAGTGGAAAAGGAGGTATTCGATGCCGTTTACAATGATCTTCAAAACTGCGCAGTGGCAGAAGACCCCAGGCACTTTTCAGATTTTCAAATTTTTCCCAACCCTGCCATTGACTGGCTGAATGTGCACTCTTCCATAGTTGGCGGATTACGTGCCATCGCGACAGTTACCATCTATGATCTCTATGGTAAATTATGGTTTTCCGCTCCCGTAATTTCAGGAAGTATTAATGTTGCTGCTTTGCCACCTGGAATTTACCGGCTCGGATTTAATGCGGAAAATCATTGTTACCAGCTCCCGTTTATCAGGCAATAAATAATATTGATTTTAAACTCATCTAACGCTATTGCTCAATCAATCTGAACTGCCTGAATTTACCCGTTCACAACTCGCGCTCCGCAATGGACAGGATAAGCCGCAAATATGGGTTGCCTATAATGGATTCATTTACGACCTGACGGATAGCCGGCTCTGGCGCAACGGACATCATTACGAACACTGGGCAGGGCAGGATCTCACGGAAGAATTAAGAGATGCACCGCATACTGATCAGGTATTTGAAGGATTCGAACGGATCGGAAAACTCGTCTAAGGGTTGGAAGGGTTTAAAGGGTTTAGGAGTTTGAAGGGTTTAGTTCGTTTAGGAGTTTAGGTTGTTTAGATTGTATAGTTAGATACTGGATAAACCCTATAAACAGTTCAAACAATTTAAACATTTCAAACTCTTCAACCTTCAGACATTTCAAGCCCTTTAAACTCTTTTTACTCGACCAGCGAAATGTCGAACTGAACCAGATCCACGAAGTCCTGTACGCGTTCTTCTATGTCGTCTTCAGTAATACTGATCAACCGTTCGGTGCCGAATTTTTCCACACAGAAAGATGCCATAGTGGAACCATAAATAATGGCACGTTTCATATTTTCATAGGAGATGTCGTTCGTTTGTGCAAGGTAACCGATAAATCCTCCTGCAAAAGCATCACCCGCGCCGGTCGGGTCAAATACTTCTTCCAATGGTAAAGCAGGAGCGAAGAATACATTGTTTTCATGAAAGAGAAGTGCACCATGCTCTCCTTTTTTTATGATGAGGTATTTTGGTCCGCGTTCCAGAATTTTCTTTGCCGCTTTTACCAATGAATATTCGCCTGAAAGTTCGCGGGCCTCCGCATCGTTGATCGTCAATACATCAATCATGGTCAACACTTCAGCCAATTCTTTCGGTGTATGTTCCATCCAGAAATTCATAGTGTCAAGCACAATGAGCTTAGGACGGCGACGCAGTCTGTTGATTACAGTAATTTGAATGGTTGGGGTAAGATTACCTAGCATGAGAAACTCACAGTCCTGGTAACTTTCAGGTACCAACGGATCAAAAGTCGCGAGCACGTTCAGGTCGGTTACCAATGTATCACGGGTATTCATGTCGAGATGATAAGATCCTTTCCAGAAAAAAGATTTTTCATTTTCCTTCACCTGCAGACCTTCAGTTTTTACACCGCGCGCATTCATGAGCAGGATCTGTTCTTTGGGGAAATCTCCGCCCACTACAGAAATCAGGTTGATGTTTTTGTCGAAGTAAGATGCGGCCAACGAAATATAAGTAGCTGCTCCGCCGATGATACGTTCCGATTTTCCGAAAGGAGTTTCAATGGAATCAAAAGCCACCGTACCTACCACTACCAATGAAGAAGATTTTGGAATCTGCGGTTGAAATGTTTTTTGAATGGAATCCAATATTGACATAAAATGATTTATTTAGATTTTGAAGGCA includes these proteins:
- a CDS encoding aspartate-semialdehyde dehydrogenase, translated to MKVAVVGATGLVGTTMLKILEERNFPVGALLAVASEKSAGKEILFNNKSYSVIGLEEAVKQEPDIAIFSAGAAVSREWAPKFAAAGTTVIDNSSCWRMDPLVPLIVPEINAGILTENDKIIANPNCSTIQMVMVLNPLHLKYKIKRIVVSTYQSVSGTGVKAVDQLMSERKGETALMAYPHPIDLNCLPHIDSFLENGYTKEEMKMVNETRKIMREESIQVSPTTVRVPVKGGHSESVNVEFENDFELKDIYQLLNHTAGVVVQDDPFNNIYPMPIYAEGKDEVFVGRIRRDTSQPNTLNCWIVSDNLRKGAATNAVQIAEYLLMKKLINANVLH
- a CDS encoding serine hydrolase, whose amino-acid sequence is MLKIYTIVCIVLSLLLDAKQSTAQSLDTQLAQIVSDYQLMGMSVVEVCDGQINFSKGYGLADFDDDIAITDNTLYRVASISKSITATALMILYDQGLFGLDDDINTYLGYSIRNWHYPNDPITFRMLLSHTSTIVDGSKYDNFLSATYAQNPPPSINTYFVSGGSYYTSNIFLNKKPGTYFTYSNSNFGLIGTLIEKISGVRFDIFCKQNIFDPLEMTASFNIQDLPDISNVAVLYRFVGNSWVPQADNYNGTLPPPLNLSQYVIGSNGFIFGPQGGLRVSANDLAKFMLMHAYNGTYNNVTILLSSTTQLMHAIQWQYNGTNGNDYYGLFKAWGLGIHVTTSTANSDIVFPDQYMAGHPGEAYGLISDMYFDTLKNGVIFITNGSKFSYVIGASSSFYTVEKEVFDAVYNDLQNCAVAEDPRHFSDFQIFPNPAIDWLNVHSSIVGGLRAIATVTIYDLYGKLWFSAPVISGSINVAALPPGIYRLGFNAENHCYQLPFIRQ
- a CDS encoding cytochrome b5, with protein sequence MLNQSELPEFTRSQLALRNGQDKPQIWVAYNGFIYDLTDSRLWRNGHHYEHWAGQDLTEELRDAPHTDQVFEGFERIGKLV
- a CDS encoding sugar kinase — protein: MSILDSIQKTFQPQIPKSSSLVVVGTVAFDSIETPFGKSERIIGGAATYISLAASYFDKNINLISVVGGDFPKEQILLMNARGVKTEGLQVKENEKSFFWKGSYHLDMNTRDTLVTDLNVLATFDPLVPESYQDCEFLMLGNLTPTIQITVINRLRRRPKLIVLDTMNFWMEHTPKELAEVLTMIDVLTINDAEARELSGEYSLVKAAKKILERGPKYLIIKKGEHGALLFHENNVFFAPALPLEEVFDPTGAGDAFAGGFIGYLAQTNDISYENMKRAIIYGSTMASFCVEKFGTERLISITEDDIEERVQDFVDLVQFDISLVE